The window CCCCGCCTCCCCACCGACACCGCCCCCGGCCGCAGGCCCCTGCTGTGGACACTGGTGAACGTGCACGAGGCGTACGTGCACTGCTCCAAACACATACCGCACCTCGAACCCGCGCCCCGGACGGCATCCGGCCACAAACGCCCCAAGGACGCCGACTACTTCACCGAGAATCCCGCCGCAACGGCCGGCGTGCCCGGACTCACCCGTGAAGGCCCGCTCGGTCACCCTCACGCGGGCATACTGGACCGCTGAGCCTGGACCCCCGCAGTGGCCGGAGCGGGCTTCCCCTGTACCCGGTGAAGGTGTTGCGTCGCCCGCTGTGGCGGCGCAGCTGCGCGGAGCCCCCACCGCACCGGAAGCCGCCCTCGGGCCGGCAACCGCCTCTCATGAGCGCCGCCCGGGCGCCGGCTCCGGCGGCTTCCGGCACCGGGTGACGCTGTGCCGGACGAACCCCGGGTGGCCCGTCCGTAGCGGTGAGGCCGTGCACCGCTCCTCTCCGTCGCGCGTGTCCCCCTCGTCGACAGCGCGGCCGGCCCGGCCGTTCCACATCACCCCGCCACGCGCTTGTCCGCCGCGGGGCAGGGGGCACGGAGCTCTCTCGGCCTCACCCCACTTGCCCGACCTATCGAATCTCGATACATTCCCATCGTTATTCGATCGAGGGAGAAGTGATGGGACGGATTACGGTGCTCGCGCTCCGTGTCGTGATCGCGATGCTGCTGGCGGGCTCACTGCTCATTCAGACGGTGATGGTGCCCTTGCTCAGCGCCGACATGGACGAGGCCGGTGGAGAACTCGGCCACCTGCGCATCCCCGTCTCGCTGATCGTCCTCCTCGGCCTGCTCTCGGTCGAGGTGGTACTGGTCTGCGTGTGGCGACTGGTGACGATGGCGCGCCTCGGGACGGTGTTCTCCTTCGAAGCCTTTCGCCATGTCGACATCGTGATGACCGCCGTCGTGGCCGCCGCCGTCCTCGTCTTCTCGCTCGGATTCGTCCTCGCCCCCGGGGAGGCCGTCGCGCCGGGTATCGTGCTCATGATCGGTGGCGCAGGTGTGGCCGTCCTCGGGGTGGCACTCATCGTCCTGGTGCTTCGCACGTTGCTGTCCCAGGCGGTCGCGCGAGATGTGGAGGCAGCGCGGATGCAGGCCGAGTTGGACGAGGTGATCTGATGCCGATCACCGTGGACATCGACGTGATGCTCGTCCGGCGCAAGATGTCGGTGGGTGAACTGGCGGACCGCGTCGGCATCACCCCGGCCAACCTCGCGGTGCTCAAGAACGGCCGCGCCAAGGCAGTACGGTTCGCGACCCTCGCCGCGCTCTGCGCGGCGCTCGACTGTCAGCCGGGCGACCTGCTGCGCTGGGAGCCCGCCGACGGCGAGCAGGCTCCGGACAGCGTCACACGCATCGGGGGCCCTGAGCGCGGCTGACCTCGCGGGCCGCCGGAAGCCGCCCACGAAGTCCATCGGCCCGGGCCCCCGACGTCGCGCCGTCCGCGTCGGCGCTCCTGGTTGTTCGACCACCCGGCGGGCTCCCGGTTCTTCGACCACCCGGCGGCCGGCTTCGGCGTCCCCACGTCCCGGCGCGGGCCACTCGCCGCACGACCGCGATCGGCCCGCCCGGGAAAGACGTGGCGCAGCACCCGAGAACGGGCCTACGGGGGCGAGACGGCCGGCCGCCCTACCTTCTGCCGCCTGCCGCCGGGAGGGCACCCGACCGGGGACGGGCCTCGGCCGGCCGAAGGCGCGGCAGGTGCGCGGCAGCGGCACAGAGCCCGGGTACCCGACCGGTCAGATGCGGACCGCGGCCTGGTAACTGCCGACGGTGTTCATCGACTCGTAGCGGACGTAGGCACCCGGGTAGGGGGCGTGCAGCACGGTGTTGTTGCCGGCGTAGAGGCCCACGTGCTGGGTGTTGCTGAAGAAGACCAGGTCACCGGGCTTGAGCTGGCTGCGCGCGATGCGAGTGCCCTCGTTGATCTGGGTGAACGTGGTGCGGGTGATGTTGGCACCCGCCTGGGCGTAGGCCCACATGGTCAGGCCCGAGCAGTCGAAGGAGTCGGGGCCGGTGGCGGCGCGCACGTACGGCTTGCCCACCCGCGAGTCGGCGGCCGCGAGCGCGGCAGCGCCGAGAGCGGACGCGGGGACCTCGTTGCCGAGGTTCACCCGGTCGCCGGCATCGCGGCTGGCACGCTGCTCGTCGGCGGTTATCCTGGCCCGCTCGGCGGCGGTGAGGGTGTTGAGCAGCTTCTGCGCCTCGGCGAGCTTGCCCTGGAACTTCTGCTTGTTCTTGCCCAGGGCCTCCCGGACGTCGTCGAGGTCGGCGAGCTTGGCCTGCGCCTCCTTGCGCTGCTGCGCGAGGGTGCGCTGCTTCGCCTGGATCTTCTGCAGGGACTCGGCCTGCTTGGCGGTCAGCTGGTCGAGCGCGGAGGCCTGGTCGAGGAAGCTGTCCGGGTCCGAGGAGAGCAGCAGCTGGACCGACGGGTCGAGACCACCGGAGCGGTACTGCGCCGTCGCCAGCGAACCGAGCTGGCCGCGCAGGATGTTGAGCTCGTCCTGGCCGCGGGCGACCGTGTCCTGGAGTGCCTCGGCCTGCTTCTTCAGCTTGTCCTGCTGCTCCTTGGCGCCGTTGTACTTCTCCGTGGCCTCCTCGGCCTCGTGGTACAGCTTGTCGACCTTCGCCTTGACCTCTTTCGTGGTCGGCTTGGGGTCGGCGTGCGCGGCCTGGGAGGTCAGCGCCACGGCCGCTGCGGCGGTCGCGGTGAGCACGGTCACGCGGGTGCGACTCGGCTGCTTGGGACGACGGTGGGACGCCACGAAGGCGAGCTCCTTCTTCCTCGAGCCGCCTACCGGGCTGTGGGGGACAGGATCCCCGGCTCCGTACACATCACACGGAATCGGCGGTTCCTCCGCCGCCACCACCCCGGATGGGTGACGATCATGCGAAGGTCAGAGGCCTGACTTTAGTGACCATCTTGTAATCAGTTCAATGTTCGAGTGAATAATGTCGACACTCCGCGCACTTCTTTACCCGCAACACACAGCCGGTGATCACGACTTGACGGCCAGTCGCGCCCCATCGGCCGTCCCCGCCGTCCACGCCCCCGGACCACGGTGCCACCCGCGCCCGCTTGACCTTCACACGGTGACAAGGTCTTCGCTGGAGCGAGGAGGTGGTCCCCATGACCTTGCCGGAGCACGGTCCGGATACGAGCGGAGTTCTGCGGGAGCTCGAGAGCGGCAGTTCGTCGGCGCGGCTGCGTGCGGCGCTGGCACTCGGCACGGTCCCCGACCCACGGTCCGTCGGCCCGCTCATCGAGCGCTGCGCGATCGAGCCCGAATTCCTGGTGCGCGACATGCTCACATGGGCGCTCACCCGTCACGCCTCCTCGACGACCGTCCCGCGACTGGTCGCGGAGCTGCGCTCGGAGCGGCCCCAGGCACGGAGCCAGGCGCTGCACACGCTGTCCAAGATCGGTGATGGCCGGGCGTGGCCGGCCCTCACCCGGGCACTCCTGACCGATGCCGACGACGAAGTGGCACGGAGCGCCTGGCGGGCGGCGGTCGTACTCGTGCCCGAAGGCGAGGAGGGCGAGTTGGCGGCGGTCCTGTCGACGCAGCTCGGTCGTGGCGGGCTCGAGACGCGGCGGAGTCTCAGCCGGGCGCTCATCGCCCTCGGCGACGTGGTCGTGCCGGCGTTGAGCGCGGCGACGGCGGACACGGACGCCGAGCCCGGCGTACGCGAGCACGCGATGGCCACCGAACGGCTGTTGCGCGACCCCGACGCGGGATTCGCGTTCGCGATCGAGGACGCGAAGCGCATCATGGTCCTCGGGCCGGCAGGACAGGAGGGTGGCGGGTAGTGCTGATCGGTGAGGTCGCGCGGCGGTCCGGGGTCAGCGCACGCATGCTCAGGCACTACGACGCGCTCGGCCTGGTGCGGCCGACCGGCCGTACCGGGTCGGGCTACCGCGAGTACTCCGGCGACGACATCCGGCGGATCTTCCACATCGAGAGCCTGCGGTCCCTGGGCCTGTCGCTGCGTGACGTCGGACGCGCACTGGACGACCCCGGTTTCGAGCCCTCGGAGCTGGTCGACGACCTGATCCGCCGTACCCGGGAACGCATCGCCGACGAGACGGCTCTGCTGACGCGGCTCCGCCGGATCGGGGCTGCGCGACCCGGTGACTGGGAGGACGTCCTCCAGACCGTCTCGCTGCTC is drawn from Streptomyces sp. NBC_00178 and contains these coding sequences:
- a CDS encoding DUF2975 domain-containing protein; this encodes MGRITVLALRVVIAMLLAGSLLIQTVMVPLLSADMDEAGGELGHLRIPVSLIVLLGLLSVEVVLVCVWRLVTMARLGTVFSFEAFRHVDIVMTAVVAAAVLVFSLGFVLAPGEAVAPGIVLMIGGAGVAVLGVALIVLVLRTLLSQAVARDVEAARMQAELDEVI
- a CDS encoding helix-turn-helix domain-containing protein, which translates into the protein MPITVDIDVMLVRRKMSVGELADRVGITPANLAVLKNGRAKAVRFATLAALCAALDCQPGDLLRWEPADGEQAPDSVTRIGGPERG
- a CDS encoding C40 family peptidase, giving the protein MASHRRPKQPSRTRVTVLTATAAAAVALTSQAAHADPKPTTKEVKAKVDKLYHEAEEATEKYNGAKEQQDKLKKQAEALQDTVARGQDELNILRGQLGSLATAQYRSGGLDPSVQLLLSSDPDSFLDQASALDQLTAKQAESLQKIQAKQRTLAQQRKEAQAKLADLDDVREALGKNKQKFQGKLAEAQKLLNTLTAAERARITADEQRASRDAGDRVNLGNEVPASALGAAALAAADSRVGKPYVRAATGPDSFDCSGLTMWAYAQAGANITRTTFTQINEGTRIARSQLKPGDLVFFSNTQHVGLYAGNNTVLHAPYPGAYVRYESMNTVGSYQAAVRI
- a CDS encoding HEAT repeat domain-containing protein, giving the protein MTLPEHGPDTSGVLRELESGSSSARLRAALALGTVPDPRSVGPLIERCAIEPEFLVRDMLTWALTRHASSTTVPRLVAELRSERPQARSQALHTLSKIGDGRAWPALTRALLTDADDEVARSAWRAAVVLVPEGEEGELAAVLSTQLGRGGLETRRSLSRALIALGDVVVPALSAATADTDAEPGVREHAMATERLLRDPDAGFAFAIEDAKRIMVLGPAGQEGGG